A single Campylobacter hyointestinalis subsp. hyointestinalis DNA region contains:
- the exbB gene encoding TonB-system energizer ExbB has protein sequence MQFLKEYIDIIIFIILGFMAFIALWCVIERILFLRKINFDDYKNQNEFEDSISENLTTLYIIYSNAPYVGLLGTVIGIMITFYDMGMVGNIDVKSVVSGLSLALKATALGLFVAIPSLMAYNALLRKINLLSSRYASRINSGKIA, from the coding sequence ATGCAATTCTTAAAAGAGTACATAGACATTATCATATTTATCATACTTGGATTTATGGCTTTTATAGCCTTATGGTGCGTTATAGAAAGAATCTTATTTTTAAGAAAAATAAATTTCGACGACTATAAAAATCAAAATGAATTTGAAGATAGCATAAGTGAAAATTTGACTACTTTATATATCATATACTCAAATGCTCCTTACGTCGGGCTTTTAGGAACAGTCATAGGCATAATGATAACGTTTTACGATATGGGAATGGTAGGAAATATAGACGTAAAATCAGTAGTTTCAGGACTCTCTTTAGCCTTAAAAGCAACTGCTCTTGGTCTTTTTGTAGCCATACCTAGTCTAATGGCGTACAACGCTCTGCTTAGAAAGATAAATTTACTCTCAAGCAGATATGCTTCAAGGATAAATAGTGGTAAAATTGCCTAA
- the exbD gene encoding TonB system transport protein ExbD, whose amino-acid sequence MVKLPKNEGLNIIPFIDIMLVLLAIVLSVSTFIAQGEIKINLPKSQSAASLSDEIKKLLIAIDENNKFYLDDKETSIDDIKSKFENLSLDTFVELKSDKNAKFESFIQIIDLLKLKNHDKFQIITEKEQ is encoded by the coding sequence GTGGTAAAATTGCCTAAAAACGAAGGGTTAAATATCATTCCATTTATCGATATAATGCTAGTTTTGCTCGCTATAGTACTTAGCGTATCTACTTTCATCGCGCAAGGAGAGATAAAGATAAACCTTCCAAAATCGCAGTCTGCCGCAAGTCTTAGCGATGAGATTAAAAAACTTCTCATAGCAATAGACGAAAATAATAAATTCTATTTAGACGATAAAGAAACAAGCATAGATGATATAAAATCTAAATTTGAAAATCTAAGCCTTGATACTTTTGTAGAGCTAAAAAGTGATAAAAACGCTAAATTTGAGAGTTTTATACAGATAATAGATCTATTAAAACTCAAAAATCACGATAAATTTCAAATAATCACAGAAAAAGAGCAATGA
- a CDS encoding energy transducer TonB — protein sequence MRYIRPYFNHKLQAFYITSLLFMPMIFAFIQFATTVKFEQQKSDEILLSIKQITLNKASSPSKLAVKPPEPIPEQVKPIQKIEEFKKPKKIKVAKPHHIKNKVKKPIVEKPIQKPTINEQNQAISAISTAQTNTQEPTTKTVEATEQMQTLSYGNSDDPFLKELKAAIDRAGIYPRIARKMRLEGEIWLEFIWTKNSKLEDLKITKKSSHDILDKSALETIIKASRNFPKHYKTIKIQVPIIYKIK from the coding sequence ATGAGATACATCCGTCCGTATTTTAACCACAAGCTTCAAGCATTTTATATCACTTCATTGCTATTTATGCCAATGATTTTTGCATTTATACAGTTTGCGACTACTGTTAAATTTGAACAGCAAAAAAGCGATGAAATTTTACTAAGTATAAAACAAATCACGTTAAATAAAGCGTCATCGCCTTCAAAACTCGCAGTAAAGCCGCCTGAGCCCATACCAGAGCAAGTAAAACCTATACAAAAGATAGAAGAATTTAAAAAACCAAAAAAGATAAAAGTAGCTAAACCGCATCATATAAAAAATAAGGTAAAAAAACCGATCGTTGAAAAACCCATACAAAAACCCACCATAAATGAGCAAAACCAAGCCATTAGCGCTATTAGCACTGCTCAAACTAATACGCAAGAGCCTACAACCAAAACAGTCGAGGCTACAGAACAAATGCAAACATTATCTTATGGAAATAGCGACGATCCATTTTTAAAAGAGTTAAAAGCCGCGATAGATAGAGCTGGGATTTATCCTAGGATCGCTCGTAAAATGCGACTTGAGGGCGAAATTTGGCTTGAGTTTATCTGGACAAAAAATTCAAAGCTCGAAGATCTTAAGATAACCAAAAAATCAAGTCACGATATACTTGATAAAAGCGCGTTAGAAACCATAATCAAAGCTTCAAGAAACTTCCCAAAACATTATAAAACCATTAAAATTCAAGTACCGATCATATATAAGATCAAATAA
- a CDS encoding type I restriction endonuclease subunit R, with amino-acid sequence MSFTKEKDFQNALTELLTTKKGWLDGVLKYPSQNDLIANWKAVLEHINQNKLNGRKISDNEMDKILNQLRDLKTPNDINKFINGKEISIMGDDGLPLVLFNYDRNSIGQGKSVYQIAIEPKFDKTNELGLAGRGDMCLLINGMPLIHIELKRSGVPVREACNQIEKYSKRGYFTGIFSLIQIFVAMNPDEALYFANPGKDGKFNDKFFFNWANFDNMPVNRWDKFAGEFLNIPKAHELVGFYTIADRSDGVLKVMRSYQYYASSAIRNIVSKAQWGNIRGGYVWHTTGSGKTMTSFKSAQLISEHKLADKVVFLVDRIELGIQSSLNYKSFCLDDDDIIDTKSCDDLIKKLADDENTLIITSIQKMGKIDDEIIARKKREFDKIAKKRMVIIIDEAHRSTFGENIKRIRDNFKKAILFGFTGTPIHNENAKDNITTSDIFGDEIHRYNISDGIRDGNVLGFDITAIKTYKDSDIKEKIALKKANAKSIDEAMSEPKKQKIYDEYMAKPMSELEKIADSIFDDEKHKRLVVRDIKDRFTSVSRARHYHAIFTTRSIEDAIIYYKLFKEIAPELKVAGLFDPSIDNSSLKAFDKEAGILEMLQDYNDTFNKSFTMQNYKSYKADISARLAHKDAYKNIAENQKLDILIVVDMMLTGYDSKWVNTIFIDRLMEYEKIIQSFSRTNRVFDAYKLFGNVFYYYKTNTMKENIDKAFKLYGDSNIKGLFVDKIKDNLQNLNKAFDEICSVFSNAGISDFSSLPSDDESIAKFAKAMKMLERYKNSAELQGFRLDDVKNGVYECQNVEVRLNNEIYAKLIARYNDIVKMQSNRSGDKEIFEIDPHLSEGAIIKIDIDYINTHFKKLLKALGDGDIVAIENIKNDIHSSFGILSEGDQEFARMILADLENAKIKDSELSFNELLYSYKNQDRDNHIKKICDGLGIDENAVKRLINERRDENNLNQHNDFENIMDKMDLDKAKAFLKERGEDIKSLRDIKPKSKNIVKNLILNYSTK; translated from the coding sequence ATGAGTTTTACCAAAGAAAAAGATTTTCAAAATGCCTTAACTGAGCTACTAACTACCAAAAAGGGTTGGCTAGATGGAGTGCTAAAGTATCCAAGCCAAAATGATCTTATAGCAAACTGGAAAGCCGTGCTAGAGCATATAAATCAAAATAAGCTAAATGGTCGCAAAATCAGCGATAATGAAATGGATAAAATCCTAAATCAACTAAGAGATCTAAAAACCCCAAATGATATAAATAAATTTATAAATGGCAAAGAGATAAGCATAATGGGCGATGATGGTTTGCCATTGGTGCTATTTAACTACGATAGAAATAGCATAGGTCAAGGCAAAAGCGTGTATCAAATAGCTATTGAACCTAAATTTGATAAAACTAATGAGCTAGGACTAGCTGGTAGGGGCGATATGTGCCTACTCATAAATGGAATGCCACTAATCCACATAGAGCTAAAAAGAAGTGGCGTGCCAGTAAGAGAGGCTTGTAATCAGATAGAAAAATATAGCAAGAGAGGGTATTTTACTGGGATTTTTAGCCTTATTCAAATTTTTGTAGCTATGAATCCTGATGAGGCTCTATACTTTGCTAATCCTGGTAAAGATGGTAAATTTAATGATAAGTTCTTTTTTAACTGGGCTAATTTTGATAATATGCCGGTAAATCGCTGGGATAAGTTCGCTGGGGAGTTTCTAAACATACCAAAAGCTCACGAGCTAGTGGGATTTTACACCATAGCAGATAGAAGTGATGGAGTGCTAAAGGTGATGCGTAGCTATCAATACTACGCAAGTAGTGCGATACGAAATATCGTAAGCAAAGCACAATGGGGTAATATCCGTGGCGGCTATGTGTGGCATACGACTGGCTCAGGTAAAACTATGACTAGCTTTAAATCAGCTCAACTCATAAGCGAGCATAAATTAGCTGATAAGGTGGTATTTTTGGTAGATAGAATAGAGCTTGGAATTCAATCAAGCTTAAATTATAAGAGCTTTTGCCTTGATGATGACGATATAATAGATACTAAAAGTTGCGATGACCTTATCAAAAAATTAGCAGATGATGAAAATACTCTAATCATCACTTCAATCCAAAAAATGGGAAAAATAGATGATGAAATCATAGCTAGAAAGAAAAGGGAATTTGATAAAATCGCTAAAAAACGAATGGTAATCATCATAGATGAAGCGCACCGCTCGACTTTTGGGGAGAATATCAAAAGGATAAGGGATAATTTTAAAAAAGCTATTTTATTTGGTTTTACAGGCACACCAATCCACAACGAAAACGCAAAAGATAATATCACAACTAGCGATATTTTTGGCGATGAGATACATAGGTATAATATCAGCGATGGAATAAGAGATGGCAATGTTTTGGGCTTTGATATCACAGCTATAAAAACCTATAAAGATAGCGATATAAAAGAAAAAATCGCCCTAAAAAAGGCAAACGCTAAAAGCATAGATGAGGCTATGAGTGAGCCTAAAAAGCAAAAAATATATGATGAGTATATGGCAAAGCCTATGAGTGAGCTAGAAAAGATAGCTGATAGTATCTTTGATGATGAAAAGCATAAAAGGCTAGTAGTAAGGGATATAAAAGATAGATTTACTAGCGTAAGTAGAGCTAGGCACTATCATGCCATATTTACTACTAGGAGCATAGAAGATGCGATTATATACTACAAGCTTTTTAAAGAAATCGCCCCTGAGCTAAAGGTAGCTGGGCTGTTTGACCCTAGTATTGATAACTCTAGCTTAAAGGCATTTGATAAAGAAGCTGGAATTTTAGAAATGCTACAAGATTATAATGATACATTTAATAAAAGCTTTACTATGCAAAATTATAAAAGCTATAAAGCCGATATAAGCGCAAGACTAGCACATAAAGATGCATATAAAAATATAGCCGAAAATCAAAAGCTTGATATTTTAATAGTAGTAGATATGATGCTTACAGGATATGACTCAAAGTGGGTAAATACTATTTTCATCGATAGGCTTATGGAGTATGAAAAAATCATTCAAAGCTTTTCACGGACAAATAGGGTTTTTGATGCGTATAAGCTCTTTGGCAATGTGTTTTACTACTACAAAACAAATACAATGAAAGAAAATATAGACAAAGCGTTTAAACTCTATGGCGATAGCAATATCAAAGGGCTTTTTGTAGATAAGATAAAAGATAATTTACAAAATTTAAATAAAGCCTTTGATGAGATCTGCTCTGTGTTTAGCAATGCTGGGATAAGCGATTTTTCATCTTTGCCTAGCGATGATGAGAGTATAGCTAAATTTGCAAAAGCTATGAAAATGCTAGAGAGATATAAAAACTCAGCCGAACTGCAAGGATTTAGACTAGATGATGTAAAAAATGGAGTATATGAGTGCCAAAATGTAGAAGTAAGGCTAAATAATGAAATTTACGCTAAATTAATAGCTAGATATAATGATATAGTAAAAATGCAAAGCAATAGAAGTGGGGATAAAGAAATTTTTGAAATCGACCCACATTTAAGCGAAGGCGCGATAATAAAAATAGATATAGACTACATAAACACGCATTTTAAAAAGCTTTTAAAAGCCTTAGGCGATGGCGATATTGTAGCTATAGAGAATATAAAAAATGATATTCATAGCTCATTTGGAATTCTAAGCGAGGGGGATCAAGAATTTGCTAGAATGATCTTAGCCGATCTAGAAAATGCTAAGATAAAAGATAGCGAGTTAAGCTTTAATGAGCTACTTTATAGCTATAAAAATCAAGATAGAGATAATCATATAAAAAAGATATGCGATGGGCTTGGGATTGATGAAAATGCCGTAAAAAGGCTAATAAATGAACGCAGAGATGAAAATAATCTAAATCAACATAATGACTTTGAAAATATAATGGATAAGATGGATTTAGACAAAGCTAAAGCATTTTTAAAAGAGCGTGGCGAAGATATAAAATCTCTAAGAGATATAAAACCAAAATCCAAAAATATAGTGAAAAATTTGATTTTAAACTACTCAACAAAGTAA
- a CDS encoding restriction endonuclease subunit S, whose amino-acid sequence MKSPKIRFKEFNSEWNSTTLGELGEIVAGGDIDKNKILSKGIYPVYANALTNDGIVGYYNDYFRISAPAVTITGCGEVGYAQARFKNFTPVVRLLSLKTDSNVSFIACSINRKKIAVESTGVPQLTKPTLSNIKIQIPTDLKEQEAIGEFFRKIDEILDLEKLRFKKFENFKKTMLDKLFVASGENKPRLRLGSFTSNWTSVTLGEVCEIIKGRQINKIDLLLSGKYYVLNGGVTPSGYTNSFNTNENIISISEGGNSCGFVNFNKEKFWSGGHNYTLQNLVINTRFLYALLKYREKNIMSLRVGSGLPNIQKSRLLEFKFQIPTDPKEQEAIGEFFRKIDEILELSQKRISKLENIKKYLLNKMFV is encoded by the coding sequence ATGAAAAGCCCAAAAATCCGCTTTAAGGAATTTAATAGCGAGTGGAATTCCACAACTTTGGGAGAGCTTGGCGAAATTGTGGCTGGTGGAGATATTGATAAAAATAAAATTTTAAGTAAAGGCATTTATCCAGTTTATGCTAATGCTTTAACAAACGATGGAATTGTCGGATATTATAATGATTATTTTAGAATTTCAGCACCAGCTGTAACTATTACTGGTTGTGGCGAAGTAGGATATGCACAAGCAAGATTTAAAAATTTTACACCTGTTGTAAGATTGTTATCATTAAAAACAGATAGTAATGTTAGCTTTATTGCTTGTTCTATAAATAGGAAGAAAATAGCTGTTGAATCTACTGGTGTCCCACAATTAACAAAACCTACATTATCTAATATTAAAATCCAAATCCCAACCGACCTAAAAGAGCAAGAGGCAATTGGGGAGTTTTTTAGAAAAATTGATGAAATTTTAGATTTAGAAAAATTAAGATTTAAAAAATTTGAAAATTTCAAAAAAACTATGCTTGATAAGCTTTTTGTAGCTTCTGGTGAAAATAAGCCTCGCCTCCGCCTTGGCTCTTTTACTTCCAACTGGACTTCTGTAACTTTGGGAGAAGTGTGCGAAATAATAAAAGGTCGGCAAATAAATAAAATTGATTTATTACTAAGCGGGAAATATTATGTTTTAAATGGCGGAGTTACACCTTCTGGTTATACAAATTCATTTAATACAAATGAAAACATTATTTCAATTAGTGAAGGTGGTAATTCTTGCGGTTTTGTAAATTTTAATAAAGAAAAATTTTGGTCTGGCGGTCATAATTATACTTTACAAAATTTAGTAATTAATACTAGATTTTTATATGCTTTATTAAAATATAGAGAAAAAAACATTATGTCGCTTAGGGTTGGTAGTGGTTTGCCAAATATACAAAAATCAAGATTATTAGAATTTAAATTTCAAATCCCAACCGATCCAAAAGAGCAAGAAGCAATTGGGGAGTTTTTTAGAAAAATTGATGAGATTTTAGAGCTTAGTCAAAAGAGAATTTCAAAGCTTGAAAATATAAAAAAATATCTATTAAATAAAATGTTTGTGTAG
- a CDS encoding type I restriction-modification system subunit M, which yields MTKQQLAKIIWEGANNLRSKMEASEYKDYMLGFIFYNFLSQKELEYLKKQQWSDDEIKALKDDDEYGQDIKNTLGYVISYENLFSTWVELGKDLKISNVIDALNSFEDKNIAENKKEVFGGIFDTLRSGIISLGKTATDQSTAIQKIISLIKQIPISSKDGYDTLGFVYEYLISMFAANAGKKAGEFYTPHEVSLLMSQIVAEHLKNRDTIKIYDPTSGSGSLLINIGKAFMAHNKDKNRISYYAQELRVNTFNLTRMNLIMRDVLADNIFVKNADTLKDDWPEMIDRNGEPFRMDAVVSNPPYSQKWEIIDGKTAADPRFSYGVAPKTKADYAFLLHDLSHTANDGIVTIILPHGVLFRGGSEAEIRKNLILNNHIDTIIGLPPNIFYGTGIPTIIMVLKRRSVDTKNDILFIDAKDGFEKVGKNNRLRPRDIKKITDTIKERKSLPGYSYLAPLDEIKANEYNLNIPRYISPINDEISDDLYASINGGIPNYQLEALSEFWSEFSELRSEAFSLINKNYSTLKLSSDELREHRDIAKFKEHYAKHFTSFEGFLKENLIENQPTNPTALLDLASIKLKETFDDIRLIDYYDAFGVLDSGFQGICADIELLSQIESSEKIAQIIPLEIISNLYLQDELNEISNLNSELSKLSSDFDEMIEGLELEDKEQIFSDDKLDSKALKSLASDKTSVFYKLFENKENQKALDKKIKQTQIELDTKALKTLDNLNQADTKKCLEIKWIEPIIKGILALCDDKMGEFISKILNLNERYKDTLKDLDSKIKVLSDELVADIENLKCDNENDQEALNELMALLKGSL from the coding sequence ATGACAAAACAGCAATTAGCAAAAATCATCTGGGAAGGTGCGAATAATCTACGCTCAAAAATGGAAGCTAGTGAGTATAAAGACTATATGCTAGGCTTTATATTTTATAACTTCCTTTCTCAAAAAGAGCTAGAATATCTCAAAAAACAGCAGTGGAGCGATGATGAGATAAAAGCCTTAAAAGATGATGATGAATACGGACAAGATATTAAAAACACTCTAGGCTATGTCATAAGCTATGAAAATCTTTTTAGTACTTGGGTGGAGCTTGGTAAGGATCTTAAAATCTCAAATGTAATAGACGCCCTAAATTCCTTTGAAGATAAAAACATAGCTGAGAATAAAAAAGAGGTTTTTGGCGGTATTTTTGATACTTTGCGTTCAGGCATAATCTCTCTTGGCAAGACAGCCACAGACCAATCCACCGCTATACAAAAGATCATCTCACTCATTAAGCAAATCCCAATCTCAAGCAAAGATGGCTATGATACGCTAGGCTTTGTTTATGAGTATCTTATCTCTATGTTTGCTGCAAATGCTGGTAAAAAAGCTGGCGAATTCTACACGCCACACGAAGTATCCCTTCTAATGTCGCAAATCGTAGCCGAGCACCTAAAAAACCGCGATACTATAAAGATTTACGACCCCACATCAGGCTCTGGCTCACTGCTTATAAATATAGGCAAAGCCTTTATGGCTCATAACAAAGATAAAAATAGGATAAGCTACTACGCCCAAGAGCTTAGAGTAAATACCTTTAACCTTACTAGAATGAATTTAATAATGCGAGATGTTTTAGCAGATAATATTTTTGTCAAAAACGCAGATACCTTAAAAGATGATTGGCCTGAAATGATAGATAGAAACGGCGAACCTTTTAGAATGGATGCGGTGGTAAGCAATCCGCCTTATTCGCAAAAATGGGAAATCATAGATGGCAAAACCGCAGCCGACCCACGCTTTAGCTACGGCGTAGCACCAAAGACTAAGGCTGATTACGCCTTTTTGCTCCACGACCTTTCACACACGGCAAATGATGGCATAGTAACCATTATCTTACCCCACGGCGTGCTATTTCGTGGTGGCAGTGAAGCTGAAATTCGCAAAAATCTTATCTTAAACAACCACATTGATACCATTATAGGCCTTCCGCCAAATATATTTTACGGCACTGGAATTCCTACTATTATAATGGTTTTAAAACGCAGAAGCGTAGATACTAAAAATGATATTTTATTTATCGATGCAAAAGATGGCTTTGAAAAAGTTGGTAAAAATAACCGCCTAAGGCCAAGAGATATTAAAAAAATCACAGACACCATAAAAGAGCGTAAATCTTTGCCAGGCTACTCATATTTAGCCCCGCTTGATGAGATAAAAGCAAATGAATATAACCTAAATATCCCACGCTACATTAGCCCTATTAATGATGAGATAAGCGATGATCTATACGCCAGTATAAATGGTGGGATTCCAAACTACCAGCTTGAGGCTTTAAGTGAGTTTTGGAGCGAATTTAGTGAGCTTAGAAGTGAAGCTTTTAGCTTAATTAATAAAAACTATAGCACACTTAAATTAAGCTCTGATGAGCTAAGAGAGCATAGAGATATAGCTAAATTTAAAGAGCATTACGCTAAGCATTTTACTAGCTTTGAAGGCTTTTTAAAAGAGAATTTGATAGAAAATCAGCCTACAAATCCAACCGCCCTTTTAGACCTAGCAAGTATAAAGCTAAAAGAGACTTTTGATGATATTAGGCTTATTGATTATTACGATGCTTTTGGGGTGCTTGATAGCGGTTTTCAAGGGATTTGTGCTGATATAGAGCTTTTAAGCCAGATAGAGAGTAGCGAGAAAATCGCCCAGATTATACCGCTTGAGATTATTAGTAATCTTTATTTACAAGATGAGCTAAATGAAATTTCAAATTTAAATAGTGAGCTTAGCAAACTCTCAAGCGATTTTGATGAGATGATAGAGGGGCTAGAGCTTGAGGATAAAGAGCAAATTTTTAGTGATGATAAGCTAGATAGCAAAGCCTTAAAAAGCCTAGCAAGTGATAAAACTAGCGTTTTTTATAAGTTATTTGAAAATAAAGAAAATCAAAAAGCCCTTGATAAAAAGATCAAACAAACCCAAATTGAGCTAGATACAAAAGCCTTAAAAACGCTAGATAATCTAAATCAAGCCGATACTAAAAAATGCCTAGAAATCAAATGGATAGAGCCTATAATAAAAGGTATTTTAGCCCTATGCGATGATAAAATGGGTGAGTTCATCTCTAAAATTTTAAATCTAAATGAGCGTTATAAAGACACTCTAAAAGACCTTGATAGCAAGATAAAAGTCCTAAGCGATGAGCTTGTAGCTGATATAGAGAATTTAAAGTGCGATAATGAAAACGACCAAGAAGCCTTAAATGAGCTTATGGCGCTTTTAAAAGGCTCATTATGA
- a CDS encoding superoxide dismutase family protein has product MKKFGFVASALMLASSSLLAANMTIFDPKSVDHVEIKVDLLGQDKNTPVGSVIAVKTNYGVAFFPNLKGLEPGLHGFHVHANPDCGATDKGLGMKAGGHWDPANSGNHSFPWDDNGHKGDLPALYVAADGTATNPVLSPKIKDLSELKNHSLMVHIGGDNHSDHPKALGGGGARMACGVIK; this is encoded by the coding sequence ATGAAAAAATTTGGTTTTGTAGCATCTGCTTTAATGCTAGCTAGCTCTAGTTTATTAGCTGCTAATATGACGATTTTTGACCCTAAAAGTGTTGATCATGTAGAGATCAAAGTTGATTTACTAGGACAAGATAAAAACACTCCAGTAGGTAGCGTAATCGCAGTTAAAACAAACTACGGCGTAGCATTTTTCCCAAATCTTAAAGGCCTAGAGCCAGGACTACATGGCTTCCATGTTCATGCAAATCCAGATTGCGGTGCGACAGATAAAGGCCTAGGTATGAAAGCAGGCGGTCACTGGGATCCAGCAAATAGTGGTAATCACTCTTTCCCTTGGGATGATAACGGACATAAAGGCGACCTACCAGCTCTATATGTAGCAGCTGATGGCACAGCGACAAATCCTGTTTTATCTCCTAAAATTAAAGATTTAAGCGAGTTAAAAAATCACTCTCTTATGGTTCATATCGGCGGAGATAATCACAGCGATCATCCAAAAGCACTTGGTGGTGGTGGCGCTAGAATGGCGTGTGGCGTTATTAAGTAA